The genomic stretch TGTGTAATACGGATAGTTGGTTGCCCCGCCGTTCAATGCCACAACGTCCTGACCGTTAGTGCAGTTGATGGCGCAGGGCCCCCACGGGGGGCTGCCCGTCGAGGTGGCCGGGAACGTGCCGTCGATGTTCGACCCTTCGATCGCAAAGTCGTTGGCTGCGCGGGCCCAACCCCCGCCGTTTACGCGTGCGACCAGTTGATCCGTACTGATCTGGCCGCCGGCCTTGCGAAATACAAACGGGCGACCGGCCGATTCGGCCAGAGCAATCGTATTCGACAATCCGTCCGAAACGTCCGCTAAGCGCGGTGAGGTCTTTTGCTGGCCGTTGGTTGCCGGGAGCGTGGTCAAAGTGGGATCGACTTGCGGCATCATGCCTACTCCGGCGACCGTGATAATTCCATTGGTCACGAGCGCCGTGGCGACGCCGGTCGTGGCCCCATAGTCCGAGGTCATCACATGGACCGGATTAGGACTGCCGTTGCCGTAACCGGCCGGCAAGGTCGACGCTTGAGGATCCGAGTCCCAACGATCGAGGTCCGTTCCCGTCGAGGGGCAATTCAAATTCGGCACGATTTGGGATGCCACAAACAGGTTGCTGGCCTGATAGGTAGTGGTGCTTTGGTCGTCCCAGTTCAGCGCTTTGTTATAGGTGGCGACCAGGTTGCCACCTTCCATGTACGGG from Pirellulales bacterium encodes the following:
- a CDS encoding DUF1559 domain-containing protein, with amino-acid sequence MRITTQYRPKGFTLVELLVVIAIIGILIGLLLPAVQAAREAARRTQCTNNLKQLGLAITNFNDTMGYLPTAIRPPASARQSLYTVVLPYMEGGNLVATYNKALNWDDQSTTTYQASNLFVASQIVPNLNCPSTGTDLDRWDSDPQASTLPAGYGNGSPNPVHVMTSDYGATTGVATALVTNGIITVAGVGMMPQVDPTLTTLPATNGQQKTSPRLADVSDGLSNTIALAESAGRPFVFRKAGGQISTDQLVARVNGGGWARAANDFAIEGSNIDGTFPATSTGSPPWGPCAINCTNGQDVVALNGGATNYPYYTTEGTGEVFAFHPGGANALFGDGSVHFLNSTITMPTFAALVTRGQGEPTPNY